Proteins from a single region of Oscillatoria sp. FACHB-1407:
- the trmB gene encoding tRNA (guanosine(46)-N7)-methyltransferase TrmB produces MAIVRVRQHVNPLSRKYQQPVTPPDWEKIYANPTQPLHLDIGCGRGVFLLEMAQQQPEWNFLGLEIREPLVDQANQWRDEVGLTNLHYIFCNVTNSLSPLLESLQLRQLQYVSIQFPDPWFKKRHQKRRVVKPEMVNCLAQYLIPGGTVFLQSDVQEVAVEMGDRFQEHPAFVKQGTAAWLDTNPLPIATEREQSVLSRGEPVYRAVFVRRDA; encoded by the coding sequence TTGGCAATCGTCCGTGTCCGTCAGCATGTCAACCCGTTAAGTCGGAAGTATCAACAGCCTGTCACCCCTCCAGATTGGGAGAAAATCTATGCCAATCCGACTCAACCCCTACATCTTGACATTGGCTGTGGACGGGGGGTGTTTTTGCTGGAGATGGCACAGCAACAGCCTGAATGGAATTTTTTAGGGTTAGAGATCCGGGAGCCATTGGTAGACCAGGCAAACCAGTGGCGTGATGAGGTGGGGTTAACGAATCTGCACTACATTTTTTGTAATGTAACCAATTCTCTATCCCCACTTCTCGAATCATTGCAATTGAGGCAATTACAGTACGTCTCGATTCAATTTCCCGACCCGTGGTTTAAGAAGCGACATCAAAAGCGGCGGGTTGTGAAGCCTGAAATGGTGAACTGCCTGGCGCAGTATCTCATCCCAGGGGGAACGGTGTTCCTGCAATCCGATGTCCAGGAGGTAGCCGTGGAAATGGGCGATCGCTTTCAAGAGCACCCCGCCTTTGTCAAACAGGGCACAGCAGCTTGGCTGGATACGAACCCCTTACCCATAGCGACCGAGCGAGAACAATCTGTGCTGTCACGGGGGGAACCCGTATATCGAGCGGTTTTTGTCAGAAGGGATGCTTAA